From a single Leptotrichia sp. oral taxon 215 str. W9775 genomic region:
- a CDS encoding autotransporter outer membrane beta-barrel domain-containing protein: LKAGIFKTMSPASDHNGSLRWTIAGDAFISKNEMKRKFLVVDDVFNAKGDYTSYGVALKTDLGYDIRMSERTHLRPYGALKMEYGRFNSIKEDNGEIRLEIEGNDYFSVKPEVGVEFKYVQPLAVRTQLSVGLSAAYENELGRVADGKNKARVRYTDADWFGIRGEKEDRRGSGKFDLNIGVDNTRFGVTFNAGYDTKGSNIRGGLGFRVIY, encoded by the coding sequence GTTAAAAGCAGGAATCTTTAAAACAATGTCACCAGCATCAGACCACAATGGATCATTGAGATGGACAATTGCAGGAGATGCATTTATAAGTAAAAATGAAATGAAACGTAAATTCTTAGTTGTTGATGATGTATTTAATGCTAAAGGAGACTACACTTCTTACGGTGTGGCATTAAAAACAGATTTAGGATATGATATCAGAATGTCTGAAAGAACTCATTTGAGACCATACGGTGCATTAAAAATGGAATATGGAAGATTTAACAGCATAAAAGAAGATAATGGAGAAATTAGATTGGAAATTGAAGGAAATGACTACTTCTCAGTAAAACCAGAAGTTGGAGTTGAATTCAAATATGTTCAGCCGTTGGCAGTAAGAACACAATTATCTGTTGGATTATCAGCAGCCTATGAAAACGAATTAGGAAGAGTTGCGGATGGTAAAAATAAAGCAAGAGTAAGATATACAGATGCAGACTGGTTCGGAATCAGAGGAGAAAAAGAAGACAGAAGAGGAAGCGGAAAATTTGACCTGAATATTGGTGTAGATAACACTAGATTCGGAGTTACATTTAATGCCGGATATGATACTAAAGGAAGTAACATAAGAGGAGGATTAGGATTTAGAGTTATTTACTAA